Proteins from one Mycobacterium sp. EPa45 genomic window:
- a CDS encoding MinD/ParA family protein, translating into MTNPWNEPPRSADPRDPVGRESFGAHHRGHSDSVSGTLRISDMVAPRKIPPGSGWRKFIYNASFKTINLGESPAERHYRELRERIRRHIRKQYVIGFVSGKGGVGKTTMTASVGAVFRECRPENVVAIDAAPGFGTLAGRIDEAPPGDYSAVLNDTDVQGYADIREHLGQNQIGLDVLAGNRASDQPRPLVPAMFTGVLSRLRRTHNVILVDTADDLEHPVMKAVFDACDTLVFVSGLTADTSLPVTRSIDLLRSLGYHELVSRSMVILNDSRNNYDSDARKYLTERFSQSGASVEFMPYDPHLAKGGIIDAQHELQKKTRLRLFEITAALADKYIPDADRPR; encoded by the coding sequence GTGACCAACCCCTGGAACGAACCGCCGCGTTCCGCCGACCCTCGCGATCCGGTCGGCCGCGAAAGCTTCGGCGCACACCATCGCGGACACTCCGACTCGGTGTCCGGCACCCTGCGCATCTCGGACATGGTGGCGCCGCGCAAGATTCCCCCCGGCTCGGGGTGGCGCAAGTTCATCTACAACGCGTCGTTCAAAACCATCAACCTCGGTGAGTCACCTGCCGAGCGGCACTATCGCGAACTGCGCGAACGGATCCGCAGGCACATCCGCAAGCAGTACGTGATCGGTTTCGTCTCCGGTAAGGGTGGCGTCGGAAAAACGACGATGACCGCCAGTGTCGGCGCGGTATTCCGGGAATGTCGTCCGGAGAACGTGGTGGCCATCGACGCCGCACCCGGCTTCGGGACGCTGGCCGGCCGGATCGACGAGGCGCCGCCGGGTGATTACTCCGCCGTGCTCAACGACACCGACGTACAGGGTTACGCCGACATCCGGGAGCACTTGGGGCAGAACCAGATCGGACTCGACGTGCTGGCGGGCAACCGCGCCTCCGACCAGCCCCGCCCGCTGGTGCCCGCGATGTTCACCGGCGTGCTGTCGCGGCTGCGTCGCACCCACAACGTGATTCTGGTGGACACCGCCGACGATCTCGAGCACCCCGTCATGAAGGCGGTGTTCGACGCGTGCGACACCCTGGTGTTCGTGTCCGGACTCACCGCCGACACCTCGCTGCCGGTCACAAGGTCCATCGATCTGTTGCGCTCGCTGGGCTACCACGAGCTGGTAAGCCGCAGCATGGTGATCCTCAACGACAGCCGCAACAACTACGACTCCGACGCGCGGAAATATCTGACCGAACGGTTCAGTCAGTCGGGTGCATCGGTCGAATTCATGCCCTACGACCCACATCTGGCGAAGGGCGGCATCATCGACGCCCAGCACGAACTGCAGAAGAAGACTCGGCTGCGGTTGTTCGAGATCACTGCCGCACTGGCCGACAAGTACATCCCGGACGCCGATAGGCCGCGCTGA
- a CDS encoding ESX secretion-associated protein EspG — MLTTTVDGLWVLQVLSGIEVVAPELGLRPHLPSVETAEMALAHPIADELRAAGVITDAGRVDEAVLEWLTVLSRRDVALLIYAQTPSPGVESERVLLARFAQWWVALERNGILVRLSGVGTASSEESAGMLINSQIERLCGQMKAASLRPVTFDVPELLAAVHDRVSLRAFLLDRKVDSDQIALLTMAADTDQSAQASVVALQSGISGGPARTYIDSGAVTIMDTPQGRLVSEHVTRGGKSWMIISPGSAANIASAVLKMVRRLPAEDEWYSHRKVV; from the coding sequence ATGTTGACGACGACGGTGGACGGCCTGTGGGTCCTGCAGGTGTTGTCCGGCATCGAAGTAGTGGCGCCTGAGCTCGGCCTTCGGCCACATCTGCCTAGTGTCGAGACCGCTGAGATGGCCCTCGCGCACCCCATTGCCGACGAGTTGCGCGCTGCCGGCGTCATCACCGACGCGGGACGGGTCGACGAGGCGGTGCTGGAATGGCTGACAGTGTTGTCCCGCCGGGATGTCGCCCTGCTGATCTATGCCCAGACACCCTCGCCCGGGGTGGAATCAGAACGAGTCCTGCTGGCGCGCTTCGCCCAGTGGTGGGTTGCGCTGGAACGTAACGGGATCCTGGTGCGGCTGTCCGGTGTCGGCACCGCCAGTTCCGAAGAGTCGGCCGGCATGCTGATCAACTCCCAGATCGAACGGCTGTGCGGGCAGATGAAGGCCGCATCTCTGCGGCCAGTGACCTTCGATGTCCCGGAACTGCTTGCCGCCGTGCATGATCGGGTGAGTCTGCGAGCCTTCCTGCTCGACCGCAAAGTCGACAGCGACCAGATCGCCCTGCTGACCATGGCTGCCGACACCGACCAGTCGGCACAAGCCTCGGTAGTGGCCCTGCAATCCGGTATCTCCGGTGGCCCAGCCCGCACGTACATCGACTCCGGGGCGGTGACCATCATGGACACCCCGCAGGGCAGGCTGGTGTCCGAACACGTCACGCGCGGTGGAAAATCGTGGATGATCATCTCGCCTGGGTCAGCCGCCAACATCGCGTCCGCGGTGTTGAAGATGGTTCGCCGACTGCCCGCCGAAGACGAGTGGTACTCGCACAGAAAGGTTGTCTAG
- a CDS encoding WXG100 family type VII secretion target — MDNITYNHGGVADFASDVGQRSAQLMEIHDDILQRTNAIADFFQGAAAGSFHEAQMQMLQGLQGLVETMNQHGTTISNVNDSAHQTDLQMGNLF; from the coding sequence ATGGACAACATCACGTACAACCACGGCGGCGTTGCCGATTTCGCCTCCGACGTCGGCCAGCGTTCAGCTCAGCTCATGGAGATCCACGACGATATCCTGCAGCGCACCAACGCAATTGCTGATTTCTTCCAGGGTGCTGCAGCGGGCTCGTTCCACGAGGCCCAGATGCAGATGCTGCAGGGCCTGCAGGGTCTCGTCGAGACGATGAACCAGCACGGCACCACGATCAGCAACGTGAACGACAGCGCCCATCAGACCGACCTCCAGATGGGCAATCTCTTCTAA
- a CDS encoding WXG100 family type VII secretion target produces MTLVVTPEVLRSTQQAIESALEHATAIANGYLSSHEGLGSAVWGGQAQLASVNTAAQINHDLQQTITGGTRLAHGLSQAASMMEQHEADAAHSLTSFAANA; encoded by the coding sequence ATGACACTCGTCGTCACACCGGAGGTGCTGCGTAGCACCCAGCAGGCCATCGAGTCCGCGCTCGAGCACGCCACCGCCATCGCCAACGGCTACCTCAGCAGCCACGAAGGTCTGGGCTCCGCGGTCTGGGGCGGACAGGCGCAGCTGGCGTCGGTGAACACCGCCGCACAGATCAATCACGACCTGCAGCAGACGATCACCGGTGGCACCCGGCTGGCCCACGGTCTGAGCCAGGCGGCTTCCATGATGGAGCAGCACGAGGCCGACGCGGCTCACAGCCTCACCAGCTTCGCCGCGAACGCCTGA
- a CDS encoding PPE domain-containing protein, with the protein MPDPSWPTFTPEMNYLRLVGPGAGGTATTMASGAAWQALMGSNELAFSMSQLNTAVTALNFEGVGGLSSMTAVTGLNTALQLLAGWVQEKPPIAASAVSAYETAVSSMIPAEVSIANRTEQASDVAINPAVWGALTPAIVALDTEYYGEHWPHNAGAGAAYGAALAALIAALAIPPPLAPLGASPAAGASAAAAVAQAAGTTGMQAATQGTGQVTQMAGQTASAPAAAGGEMSSMMMQPMQAAMGAMQPLMGMFQAPMQAFQGLSSLPQSMMGQLGGLMSGMKGADAAMPAADLVKAGAPAGGAGGIGGGGAGGGIGGGGGGGVPGAGLTSYTRPTSSFAPESSGRPTSLKTGLLSAAEVKGPTTSPMGGGAMPMSPAHAGMLGQGKGENSKDDVARVQVVVGHDSQRN; encoded by the coding sequence ATGCCCGATCCGTCATGGCCGACGTTCACGCCTGAAATGAACTACCTCCGGCTGGTGGGGCCGGGGGCGGGTGGGACGGCGACGACGATGGCCAGCGGCGCTGCTTGGCAGGCTCTGATGGGCAGCAACGAGCTGGCCTTCTCGATGTCCCAGCTCAACACCGCGGTCACTGCCTTGAACTTCGAGGGTGTCGGCGGATTGAGTTCGATGACAGCGGTCACCGGCCTCAACACCGCACTGCAGCTGCTGGCCGGGTGGGTGCAGGAGAAGCCACCGATCGCCGCCAGCGCGGTCTCGGCGTACGAGACCGCGGTGTCGTCGATGATCCCGGCGGAAGTCTCCATCGCAAATCGCACCGAACAGGCGTCTGACGTGGCGATCAACCCCGCCGTCTGGGGCGCGCTGACGCCGGCGATTGTCGCTTTGGACACCGAGTACTACGGCGAGCACTGGCCGCACAACGCCGGCGCCGGAGCGGCATATGGTGCCGCGCTCGCCGCTCTGATCGCGGCGCTGGCCATCCCACCCCCGCTCGCACCGCTGGGCGCCTCGCCGGCCGCGGGAGCATCTGCCGCCGCGGCAGTCGCGCAGGCTGCCGGAACCACGGGGATGCAGGCTGCCACGCAGGGCACCGGGCAGGTCACCCAGATGGCCGGTCAGACCGCCTCTGCTCCGGCAGCAGCGGGCGGTGAGATGAGCTCGATGATGATGCAGCCGATGCAGGCGGCGATGGGCGCCATGCAGCCGCTGATGGGCATGTTCCAGGCGCCGATGCAGGCGTTCCAGGGCCTGTCGAGTCTTCCGCAGTCGATGATGGGTCAGCTCGGCGGCCTGATGAGCGGGATGAAGGGTGCTGACGCGGCGATGCCGGCCGCGGACCTGGTCAAGGCCGGCGCGCCTGCCGGCGGGGCCGGCGGAATCGGCGGTGGGGGCGCCGGCGGCGGCATTGGTGGCGGCGGTGGCGGTGGAGTGCCCGGCGCGGGCCTCACGAGCTACACCCGGCCCACGAGCAGCTTTGCTCCAGAGAGCTCAGGCAGGCCGACGTCGCTGAAGACCGGGCTGCTGAGCGCTGCTGAAGTCAAAGGGCCGACGACGTCGCCGATGGGCGGCGGCGCGATGCCGATGTCGCCCGCGCATGCCGGCATGCTCGGTCAGGGCAAGGGAGAGAACAGCAAAGACGACGTCGCACGGGTACAGGTCGTCGTCGGGCATGATTCGCAACGGAACTAG
- a CDS encoding PE domain-containing protein: MVLNVNAATVSTSATTETSLSAEMGAATSAASEALMGVLPMGADLDSAQFAAALNAAGASYVTTATEHLANRGMFAGAQELAAATYTATDILNNTALAL; this comes from the coding sequence ATGGTTTTGAATGTAAATGCGGCTACGGTCTCGACGTCTGCGACAACCGAGACGAGCCTCAGCGCAGAAATGGGTGCTGCCACGTCGGCCGCGTCCGAGGCGCTGATGGGTGTGTTGCCCATGGGTGCGGATCTGGACTCGGCCCAGTTCGCTGCGGCGCTCAATGCCGCAGGCGCCTCATATGTCACTACTGCCACCGAGCACCTGGCCAATCGCGGCATGTTCGCGGGAGCGCAGGAGCTGGCGGCGGCGACATACACCGCCACGGACATCCTCAACAACACGGCGCTGGCCCTCTAG
- the eccCa gene encoding type VII secretion protein EccCa, with the protein MSKRGFVRGARKSTPPVPPVRVAIAPPLALPEREPRNILLMIALPALLVGIIGTLVVMYTSGVRSLQSGFFPMVGLVGFGALMFSGRLGRGRRISWGEQEKQRRMYLRQLDDDRDEVQRAAQDQRRSQLFVHGDPQELDTVIGGPRMWERRPADADFLDVRLGIGVQSAADSAVSLQWPEVPVGEELEPVTGRALRDFILEQSKIRGIGKVLSLRSRPGFSFVGDDPEQLHAFMRAVLCELAVYHSPNDIKLMVVTRHPELWSWLVWLPHNQHDEMFDACGLRRLVFTSPTELEDALDAELHRKGRGPWAPPSGSSPTTMGSPMEALSGNALGPHWVIVDDNVGTPEQWEGITGQKGMAGITVLRLASRPGVGVGFSDEEERFSMREGRLRHRNAFYAVADMLAESTADRYARSLARWSPMTAGELSETDSQGGELLRALGITDPRRLDVDRLWAESRGRGDPKWAVVPVGVKPGGELQYIVLRAKDFGGFGFHSVVIGTSGSGKSEYFLSLCNGIALTHSPETFIVIFVDMKFESAAQDLAGLPHVAGSLSNLGKDDRHLAERMRKAIDGEIARRYRLFKDAGARDANEYEEMRLAGRDLEPVPILLVIIDEYLELFHHHPEWIDLVIHIGQEGRGCNVFFTLGGQRLDLSSLSKAKSNIAFRVALRAETAEDSRDVIGSDAALHLPSKEAGYGLLKVGPRELEQFRCFYVSAPFVVPKKVVTTDTTVDVSFTQPRPLTWEYQPLSPEDNAALAEADAPEEPDEFLYHADGFKKKKLLDVIRESLISHPARAPHQIWLPPLEVSETADALVERWRGKPWWVDYGQNPGLIIPVGIEDFPEDHAQRVHVIDAEMDNIMVVATAQRGKSTTLMTLITAAALMYRPERVTFFCLGASLYPIEDLPHVAGVVSLTDTEGVSRTLATIEGLIRAREASFKRYQMDIGEFRERRFGAAGGGGTDPEDKFGDIFLVIDNFGDLYDKDNGMGDRAISIARQGLSYGIHVATSASGWLVGQKQALLNVSNARIQLRLSNPDETQMGTGMEHRRAARNTLDRPGFGVTRLSQELLIGLPEIVGPGGERIPTRQVGQVIAAQTGAGKIETLARLPERIGLREIIAAYPTTADSLDIPFAMGESALQAVALPSRQTPNLLVVGRQGCGKTSSLAAFGQAIAARLTPEQAQITIIDPKTSLIGKIQGPHVRAYAYTPDDIDQVLAELAEMMRDRLPPSGLSQEELLTRSTWTGPHHYVLIDDEQELRPSGAIGKAAATAPLWPLIERSREIGLHVIAARLPGNWAGVSAMSPFLQKLTGSRAPTLFMDNDPQTVKVFGRTSAQQLPPGRGLMVTTDGAMEGVLVGTPE; encoded by the coding sequence GTGTCGAAAAGGGGATTCGTCCGCGGTGCACGTAAGTCGACGCCCCCGGTCCCGCCGGTGCGGGTGGCCATCGCTCCGCCGCTGGCACTGCCGGAGCGCGAGCCCCGCAACATCCTGCTGATGATCGCGCTGCCGGCGCTCCTGGTCGGCATCATCGGCACCCTCGTCGTGATGTACACCTCCGGCGTTCGTTCGCTGCAGTCCGGCTTCTTTCCGATGGTCGGTCTGGTCGGGTTCGGCGCGCTGATGTTCAGCGGCCGGCTCGGCCGCGGTCGACGAATCAGCTGGGGCGAGCAGGAAAAGCAGCGGCGGATGTATCTGCGCCAGCTCGACGACGACCGTGACGAGGTGCAGCGCGCTGCCCAGGACCAGCGCCGGAGCCAGCTGTTCGTTCATGGCGATCCGCAGGAGCTCGACACCGTCATCGGCGGACCGCGCATGTGGGAGCGCAGGCCGGCTGACGCCGACTTCCTCGACGTGCGGCTGGGCATCGGGGTTCAGTCGGCCGCCGATTCCGCGGTGTCCCTGCAGTGGCCCGAGGTGCCGGTCGGCGAGGAGCTCGAACCCGTGACCGGGCGGGCGTTGCGGGACTTCATCCTCGAGCAGAGCAAGATCCGGGGCATCGGCAAGGTGTTGAGCCTGCGGTCGCGGCCGGGATTCAGCTTCGTCGGCGACGACCCCGAGCAACTACACGCCTTCATGCGGGCGGTCCTGTGCGAGTTGGCGGTATATCACAGCCCGAACGACATCAAGCTGATGGTCGTCACCCGGCACCCCGAACTGTGGTCGTGGCTGGTGTGGTTGCCGCACAATCAGCATGACGAGATGTTCGACGCCTGCGGACTGCGCCGGTTGGTCTTCACCTCGCCCACCGAGCTGGAGGACGCGCTCGATGCCGAGCTCCACCGCAAGGGCCGAGGGCCGTGGGCGCCGCCCAGCGGTTCCAGCCCGACCACCATGGGATCGCCGATGGAGGCGTTGTCCGGCAACGCGCTCGGCCCGCACTGGGTGATCGTCGACGACAACGTCGGCACCCCCGAGCAGTGGGAGGGCATCACCGGCCAGAAGGGAATGGCTGGAATCACCGTGCTGCGCCTGGCATCCCGGCCCGGCGTCGGGGTCGGCTTCTCCGACGAAGAGGAACGCTTCAGCATGCGTGAAGGGCGGTTGCGGCACCGCAACGCGTTCTACGCCGTCGCCGACATGCTCGCCGAGAGCACCGCCGACCGGTATGCCCGCTCACTCGCCCGGTGGTCGCCGATGACCGCGGGTGAGCTGTCGGAAACGGACAGCCAGGGTGGAGAGCTGCTGCGGGCGTTGGGGATCACCGATCCGCGCCGGCTGGACGTGGACCGGCTGTGGGCCGAGAGCCGCGGCCGCGGCGATCCGAAGTGGGCGGTGGTGCCGGTCGGCGTCAAGCCGGGTGGCGAACTCCAGTACATCGTGCTGCGAGCCAAGGACTTCGGTGGCTTCGGCTTCCACTCCGTGGTGATCGGCACCTCGGGTTCGGGCAAGTCCGAGTACTTCCTGTCACTGTGCAACGGAATCGCGCTGACCCACTCGCCGGAGACGTTCATCGTGATCTTCGTCGACATGAAGTTCGAGTCGGCCGCCCAAGACCTCGCGGGCTTGCCCCACGTGGCGGGCTCGCTGTCGAACCTCGGCAAGGATGACCGGCACCTCGCCGAGCGGATGCGCAAAGCCATCGACGGCGAAATAGCCCGTCGTTACCGGCTTTTCAAGGATGCCGGTGCCCGTGACGCCAACGAGTACGAAGAGATGCGACTGGCCGGCCGAGACCTCGAGCCCGTCCCGATTCTGCTCGTCATCATCGATGAGTACCTCGAGCTGTTCCATCATCACCCCGAGTGGATCGACCTGGTCATCCACATCGGGCAGGAGGGCCGCGGGTGCAACGTCTTCTTCACGCTCGGCGGCCAGCGGCTGGATTTGTCGTCGTTGAGTAAAGCCAAGAGCAACATCGCTTTCCGGGTCGCGCTACGGGCGGAGACCGCCGAGGATTCCCGCGATGTGATCGGCAGCGACGCCGCCCTGCACCTGCCCTCCAAAGAGGCCGGTTACGGACTGCTCAAGGTCGGGCCGCGCGAACTCGAACAGTTCCGCTGCTTCTATGTCTCGGCGCCGTTCGTGGTGCCGAAGAAGGTGGTGACCACCGACACCACGGTGGACGTCAGCTTCACTCAGCCGCGCCCACTGACGTGGGAGTACCAGCCGTTGTCCCCCGAGGACAACGCGGCACTCGCCGAGGCTGATGCTCCCGAGGAGCCCGACGAATTCCTCTACCACGCAGACGGTTTCAAGAAAAAGAAGCTGCTCGACGTCATCAGGGAGTCGTTGATTTCGCACCCGGCCCGTGCGCCGCACCAGATCTGGTTGCCGCCGCTGGAAGTCAGCGAGACTGCGGACGCCCTGGTGGAGCGCTGGCGGGGCAAGCCGTGGTGGGTGGACTACGGCCAGAACCCGGGGTTGATCATTCCGGTCGGTATCGAAGACTTCCCGGAGGACCACGCCCAGCGGGTGCACGTCATCGACGCCGAGATGGACAACATCATGGTGGTGGCGACAGCGCAGCGCGGTAAGTCCACGACGCTGATGACGCTGATCACCGCGGCGGCACTGATGTACCGGCCCGAGCGGGTGACGTTCTTCTGTCTGGGGGCGTCGCTGTACCCGATCGAGGATCTGCCCCACGTGGCGGGCGTCGTCAGCCTCACCGACACCGAGGGTGTGTCGCGCACGCTGGCCACGATCGAAGGCCTGATCCGGGCGCGGGAGGCGTCGTTCAAGCGCTATCAGATGGACATCGGCGAGTTTCGCGAGCGCCGCTTCGGGGCGGCCGGCGGCGGGGGGACCGATCCCGAGGACAAGTTCGGCGACATCTTCCTCGTCATCGACAACTTCGGCGACCTGTACGACAAGGACAACGGCATGGGGGATCGGGCCATCTCGATCGCGCGCCAGGGTCTGTCCTACGGCATCCACGTCGCCACCAGCGCCAGCGGCTGGCTGGTCGGCCAGAAGCAGGCGCTGCTGAACGTGTCGAACGCGCGAATCCAGTTGCGGCTGAGCAACCCCGACGAAACGCAGATGGGCACCGGCATGGAACACCGCCGGGCTGCGCGAAACACGTTGGACCGTCCCGGTTTCGGCGTTACCAGGCTCAGCCAGGAACTGTTGATCGGCCTGCCTGAGATTGTCGGTCCCGGCGGCGAGCGGATCCCCACCCGGCAGGTCGGTCAGGTGATCGCTGCGCAGACCGGTGCGGGCAAGATCGAGACGCTGGCCCGGCTGCCCGAGCGCATCGGCCTGCGCGAGATCATCGCGGCGTATCCGACGACCGCCGACAGCCTGGACATCCCGTTCGCGATGGGGGAGAGCGCGCTGCAAGCGGTGGCCCTGCCGAGCCGGCAGACACCCAACTTGTTGGTGGTGGGCCGGCAGGGCTGCGGTAAGACCAGCAGCCTGGCCGCCTTCGGGCAGGCGATCGCCGCGCGGTTGACACCGGAACAGGCGCAGATCACCATCATCGACCCGAAGACGAGCCTGATCGGCAAGATCCAGGGGCCACACGTGCGGGCCTATGCCTACACCCCGGACGACATCGACCAGGTGCTGGCCGAGCTGGCCGAGATGATGCGGGACCGGCTGCCACCGTCTGGGCTGAGTCAGGAAGAGCTGCTGACTCGATCGACCTGGACCGGCCCGCACCACTATGTGCTGATCGACGATGAGCAGGAACTGCGGCCGAGCGGGGCCATCGGGAAGGCCGCTGCGACGGCACCGCTGTGGCCGCTGATCGAACGCAGTCGGGAGATCGGGCTACACGTGATCGCCGCCCGGCTGCCAGGAAACTGGGCAGGGGTGTCGGCGATGAGCCCATTCCTCCAGAAGCTCACCGGTTCTCGGGCTCCCACGCTGTTCATGGACAACGATCCGCAGACCGTGAAGGTGTTCGGACGAACCAGTGCCCAGCAACTGCCACCGGGTCGCGGATTGATGGTGACTACCGATGGCGCAATGGAAGGAGTATTGGTTGGAACACCGGAGTGA
- the eccB gene encoding type VII secretion protein EccB — MPLNLSNRDQNSGHLFYNRRLRAAITRFSVRMKHDDRKQQAAVALSIVFVLIGCGWMALLHFMKPAGLVGQSNIIGNRDTGALYAKIDNRLYPALNLTSARLATGSSSAPTWVNAKEIAKYPTGPMIGIPGIPDDLTVAANTVSAWSLCDTAATRGSGQPPMVTAIAGEIYGGGRAQPIRPTQAVLATHGASTYLVWNGQRTQIDPADRSVTFNLGLDPGVTRPIQISNALFDAMPATEPLVVPAIPEAGTPSRLLAGSVVGSVLETRDAGGNVSGFYALLPDGVQKITAFVADLLRTANSQGSTTPQLISPDKLVDIPVVTALNVDFYPTGKLDFIDTDANPVTCVGWQKQTTDRQAAVTFFSGRGLPSPEAMDSHIVRLVRDSRDSDSVEATQTLILPGAANFVASTSAAVASDTRESLYWVSPQGVRFGIEWDQSTLQALGLDPRQAVQAPWPILRTFAAGPAINRATALLARDTIDPGGAVAPVAAPGQQNAGG; from the coding sequence GTGCCGCTGAATTTGTCCAACCGGGACCAGAACTCCGGGCACCTGTTCTACAACCGCCGGCTGCGGGCAGCGATCACCCGCTTCTCCGTACGAATGAAGCACGACGATCGCAAGCAGCAGGCGGCCGTGGCGTTGTCGATCGTCTTCGTGTTGATCGGCTGTGGGTGGATGGCCCTGCTGCACTTCATGAAGCCGGCCGGTCTGGTGGGCCAGTCGAACATCATCGGCAACCGCGACACCGGCGCGCTGTACGCGAAGATCGACAACCGGTTGTATCCGGCACTGAATCTGACCTCCGCCCGACTGGCGACCGGTAGCTCGTCGGCGCCGACCTGGGTGAACGCCAAAGAGATCGCCAAGTACCCGACCGGACCGATGATCGGGATCCCGGGCATCCCAGACGACCTGACCGTTGCGGCGAACACGGTCTCCGCGTGGTCGTTGTGCGACACCGCCGCGACGCGCGGCAGCGGCCAGCCACCCATGGTGACGGCCATCGCCGGCGAGATCTACGGCGGCGGCCGGGCTCAGCCGATCCGGCCTACGCAGGCGGTCCTGGCCACCCACGGCGCCAGCACGTATCTGGTGTGGAACGGTCAGCGCACGCAGATCGACCCGGCCGACCGTTCTGTCACCTTCAACCTCGGGCTTGACCCGGGCGTGACGCGTCCCATCCAGATCTCCAACGCCCTGTTCGACGCGATGCCGGCGACGGAACCCCTTGTGGTACCAGCCATTCCGGAGGCCGGAACGCCGTCGCGGCTGTTGGCCGGCTCGGTGGTGGGCAGCGTCCTGGAGACCAGGGACGCGGGCGGCAATGTCAGCGGGTTCTATGCCTTGCTCCCCGACGGGGTGCAGAAGATCACCGCCTTCGTCGCCGACCTGCTGCGAACTGCCAACAGCCAGGGTTCGACGACGCCGCAACTGATCTCGCCCGACAAGCTGGTCGACATCCCTGTGGTCACGGCGCTCAACGTCGACTTCTATCCGACCGGCAAACTGGACTTCATCGACACCGACGCCAATCCGGTGACCTGCGTGGGCTGGCAGAAGCAGACCACCGACCGGCAGGCGGCGGTGACGTTCTTCAGCGGGCGTGGACTGCCGAGCCCGGAAGCCATGGACTCGCACATCGTGCGGCTGGTCCGAGACAGCCGCGATTCCGATTCCGTCGAGGCCACCCAGACGCTGATCCTGCCGGGAGCGGCGAACTTCGTCGCGTCAACCAGTGCCGCGGTCGCCTCGGACACCCGGGAGAGCCTGTATTGGGTTTCGCCGCAAGGGGTTCGGTTCGGCATCGAGTGGGACCAGAGCACGCTGCAAGCGCTGGGATTGGATCCGCGTCAGGCGGTCCAGGCTCCGTGGCCGATATTGCGCACCTTCGCCGCGGGCCCGGCCATCAATCGCGCGACCGCGTTATTGGCGCGCGACACCATCGATCCGGGCGGCGCAGTGGCCCCGGTGGCTGCACCCGGCCAACAGAACGCGGGAGGATAG
- a CDS encoding DUF2710 family protein has protein sequence MAGSSSDRELSDRDLVDAVLKELSEAAERWEALVAQAETITYSVDLGDIHAVANSDGKLIELTLHPAVVTDYSHRELGDRLNLAFAALREEAQTDNQARYGGGLR, from the coding sequence GTGGCGGGATCCAGCAGCGATCGCGAGCTTAGCGACAGGGATCTCGTCGACGCGGTCTTGAAGGAACTGAGCGAGGCTGCCGAGCGTTGGGAGGCGCTCGTCGCGCAGGCCGAGACCATCACGTACAGCGTCGACCTGGGGGACATTCACGCGGTGGCAAACTCCGATGGCAAACTCATCGAGCTCACCTTGCACCCGGCGGTCGTCACCGATTACAGCCACCGTGAGCTCGGCGACCGGCTGAACCTGGCATTCGCCGCCCTGCGCGAGGAAGCCCAAACGGACAACCAGGCACGGTACGGAGGTGGATTGCGGTGA